In Micromonospora sp. WMMA1363, a genomic segment contains:
- a CDS encoding family 20 glycosylhydrolase, which translates to MPPTAATPQQQPESRPTGRPTPATDSTPALETAGSGTEPDTPTLTTQSIPTPDVTSTEPTVAELARLAARSAGTRLTPAAVRLGDVVPVPEQVLPAPGHDFTLPPDAAIRATPDPAVRGVAERLAHLLRPATGYPLPVVDTAHTEPAGGISVVLRDDPTLGPEGYRLDVTPAGVRISAAAPAGLHHGSQTLRQLLPAAIEHGTPVDASWTMPGGSIIDRPRFGYRGAMLDVARHFFGVDDVLRVIDHLVRYKLNHLHLHLTDDQGWRIAVDAWPRLTTVGGTTAVGGGPGGWYTKADYRRIVAYAAERHITVVPEIDLPGHTNAALTAYPELAPDGATPPPYTGTDVGFSYLDPANQRTYDFVADVLGEIAALTPGPWLHVGGDEAFKVKGAAYTGFVERVQRIVAGLGKTVVGWHQLAPAAHTEGRVLQWWGTDAADPVTAQAVRRGARLILSPGDHAYLDMKYAPDTPIGHDWAGLIDVRRAYDWDPATHVADVPAEAALGVEAPLWTESVSSLAEIELMLLPRLPALAELGWSTRASHDWAAFRERLAGHGPRWTAAGITYHRSPEVPWPTDEPTTPHIPAQTGVSTPTT; encoded by the coding sequence GTGCCCCCCACCGCCGCCACCCCGCAGCAGCAGCCGGAGTCCCGGCCCACCGGGCGACCGACGCCGGCCACGGACAGCACACCGGCCCTGGAAACCGCCGGCTCCGGGACGGAGCCCGACACGCCCACCCTCACGACCCAGTCCATCCCGACGCCGGACGTGACCAGCACCGAGCCGACGGTGGCCGAGTTGGCCCGGCTGGCGGCCCGCTCCGCCGGAACACGACTCACCCCGGCCGCGGTCCGACTGGGTGACGTGGTGCCCGTCCCCGAGCAGGTCCTGCCGGCGCCGGGCCACGACTTCACCCTGCCGCCCGACGCGGCGATCCGGGCCACCCCCGACCCGGCCGTGCGGGGCGTCGCCGAACGGCTCGCCCACCTGCTGCGACCGGCCACCGGATACCCGCTGCCGGTCGTCGACACGGCACACACCGAGCCCGCCGGCGGGATCTCGGTGGTGCTCCGCGACGACCCGACCCTCGGCCCGGAGGGCTACCGGCTCGACGTGACGCCCGCCGGGGTCCGGATCAGCGCCGCCGCCCCGGCCGGACTGCACCACGGGTCGCAGACGCTGCGCCAACTCCTGCCCGCCGCGATCGAGCACGGTACGCCGGTCGACGCCAGCTGGACGATGCCCGGCGGGTCGATCATCGACCGGCCCCGGTTCGGGTACCGGGGTGCGATGCTCGACGTCGCCCGGCACTTCTTCGGCGTCGACGACGTGCTGCGCGTGATCGACCACCTCGTCCGGTACAAGCTCAACCACCTGCACCTGCACCTCACCGACGACCAGGGCTGGCGGATCGCGGTCGACGCCTGGCCCCGGCTGACCACCGTCGGCGGGACGACGGCAGTGGGGGGCGGCCCGGGCGGCTGGTACACCAAGGCAGACTACCGGCGGATCGTCGCGTACGCCGCCGAACGGCACATCACGGTGGTACCCGAGATCGACCTGCCGGGGCACACCAACGCCGCGCTGACCGCGTACCCGGAGCTGGCCCCGGACGGGGCGACGCCGCCGCCGTACACCGGCACCGACGTCGGCTTCAGCTACCTGGACCCGGCCAACCAGCGGACGTACGACTTCGTCGCCGACGTGCTCGGCGAGATCGCCGCCCTCACTCCCGGACCGTGGCTGCACGTGGGCGGCGACGAGGCGTTCAAGGTGAAGGGAGCGGCGTACACCGGATTCGTCGAGCGGGTGCAGCGGATCGTGGCCGGGCTCGGCAAGACGGTCGTGGGGTGGCACCAGCTCGCCCCGGCGGCCCACACCGAGGGACGGGTGCTCCAGTGGTGGGGCACCGACGCCGCCGACCCGGTCACCGCACAGGCGGTACGCCGGGGCGCCCGGCTGATCCTCTCCCCCGGCGACCACGCGTACCTGGACATGAAGTACGCCCCGGACACGCCGATCGGACACGACTGGGCCGGCCTGATCGACGTACGCCGCGCATACGACTGGGACCCGGCGACGCACGTCGCCGACGTGCCGGCGGAGGCGGCGCTCGGCGTCGAGGCCCCGCTCTGGACCGAGTCGGTCAGCTCCCTGGCCGAGATCGAACTCATGCTCCTGCCCCGGCTGCCCGCCCTCGCCGAGCTGGGCTGGTCGACGCGGGCGAGCCACGACTGGGCGGCGTTCCGCGAGCGGCTCGCGGGGCACGGGCCGCGCTGGACGGCAGCCGGCATCACCTACCACCGCTCCCCCGAGGTCCCCTGGCCGACGGACGAACCCACCACCCCACACATCCCGGCCCAGACCGGCGTCAGCACCCCGACCACCTGA
- a CDS encoding C39 family peptidase, with protein sequence MRTDLLRKTALTAAGLIVTGGAVAGPISTAYAAEKPAERTGQRELGVAYEAQPNFYYCGPAAARNALSVQGKNIDMDAMAERMRTTEAGTDSINDITPVLNTETGEDVYRSVEISDAEADDKQTDKLRDDVVRTVDEGRAVVANIAGTTTDTDGGVHSFEGGHYVSVTGYRHDGDEVKIADSANPNTAEYWVTTGALADWIATRGYSTS encoded by the coding sequence ATGCGTACCGATCTTCTGCGTAAGACCGCTCTGACCGCTGCCGGCCTGATCGTCACCGGCGGTGCCGTCGCCGGCCCGATCAGCACCGCGTACGCCGCCGAGAAGCCGGCCGAGCGCACCGGCCAGCGGGAACTGGGCGTGGCCTACGAGGCGCAGCCGAACTTCTACTACTGTGGTCCGGCCGCCGCCCGTAACGCCCTGTCGGTGCAGGGCAAGAACATCGACATGGACGCGATGGCCGAGCGGATGCGCACCACCGAGGCCGGCACCGACTCGATCAACGACATCACCCCGGTGCTGAACACCGAGACCGGCGAGGACGTCTACCGCAGCGTCGAGATCAGCGACGCCGAGGCCGACGACAAGCAGACCGACAAGCTGCGTGACGACGTCGTGCGCACCGTCGACGAGGGTCGCGCCGTGGTCGCCAACATCGCCGGCACCACCACCGACACCGACGGCGGCGTGCACTCCTTCGAGGGCGGCCACTACGTCTCGGTCACCGGCTACCGCCACGACGGCGACGAGGTGAAGATCGCCGACTCGGCGAACCCGAACACCGCCGAGTACTGGGTGACCACCGGCGCCCTGGCCGACTGGATCGCCACCCGCGGCTACTCCACCAGCTGA
- the dusB gene encoding tRNA dihydrouridine synthase DusB, giving the protein MTTAPALRPLTIGSHRVWPPVVLAPMAGITNVGFRQLCREQGGGIYVCEMITTVALVERNPKTLRMIAFGEQERPRSLQLYGTDPETTAAAVRIVVERDLADHIDLNFGCPVPKVTRRGGGSALPWRRRLFARLVKAAVDAASPAGVPVTVKMRKGIDDDHLTYVEAGLAAQDAGVAAVALHGRTAAQRYSGTADWDAIAALKAVLDVPVLGNGDIWEAEDALRMVAHAGVDGVVVGRGCLGRPWLFADLEAAFNGSPERRLPTLGEVAVTMRRHAELLVDQFTAGARNSARGERDGCTDFRKHVAWYLKGFPVGSELRRSLAMIESLAQLDDLLGRLDPAVPFPVATLGQPRGRTNSPGKVFLPDGWLASRDDDTVPEGAELADSGG; this is encoded by the coding sequence ATGACGACCGCTCCGGCGCTGCGCCCGCTGACGATCGGGTCGCACCGGGTGTGGCCGCCGGTGGTGCTCGCGCCGATGGCGGGCATCACCAACGTCGGTTTCCGCCAGCTCTGCCGGGAGCAGGGCGGCGGCATCTACGTCTGCGAGATGATCACGACGGTCGCGCTGGTCGAGCGGAACCCGAAGACGCTGCGCATGATCGCCTTCGGCGAGCAGGAGCGGCCCCGCAGCCTCCAGCTCTACGGCACCGACCCGGAGACCACCGCCGCCGCCGTGCGGATCGTCGTCGAGCGGGATCTCGCCGACCACATCGACCTCAACTTCGGCTGCCCGGTTCCCAAGGTCACCCGCAGGGGCGGCGGCTCGGCGTTGCCGTGGCGGCGCCGCCTCTTCGCCCGGCTGGTCAAGGCGGCGGTGGACGCCGCGTCGCCCGCCGGGGTGCCGGTCACGGTCAAGATGCGCAAGGGCATCGACGACGACCACCTGACGTACGTCGAGGCGGGCCTTGCCGCGCAGGACGCCGGCGTCGCGGCGGTCGCCCTGCACGGGCGTACGGCGGCGCAGCGCTACTCGGGCACCGCCGACTGGGACGCGATCGCCGCCCTCAAGGCGGTGCTGGACGTGCCGGTCCTCGGCAACGGCGACATCTGGGAGGCGGAGGACGCGCTGCGGATGGTGGCGCACGCCGGCGTCGACGGGGTCGTCGTGGGGCGGGGCTGCCTTGGCCGCCCGTGGCTCTTCGCCGACCTGGAGGCAGCATTCAACGGTTCGCCGGAGCGACGACTGCCGACCCTGGGCGAGGTGGCGGTGACGATGCGCCGGCATGCGGAGCTGCTGGTCGACCAGTTCACCGCGGGTGCGCGGAACTCGGCCCGGGGCGAGCGGGACGGCTGCACCGACTTCCGTAAGCACGTCGCGTGGTACCTCAAGGGGTTCCCGGTCGGCAGCGAGCTGCGTCGGTCCCTCGCGATGATCGAGAGTCTGGCCCAGCTCGACGATCTGCTCGGCCGGCTCGACCCGGCGGTGCCGTTCCCAGTTGCGACACTGGGCCAGCCGCGCGGCCGGACCAACTCGCCGGGCAAGGTTTTCCTGCCCGACGGCTGGCTGGCCAGCCGGGACGACGACACCGTCCCCGAGGGCGCGGAGCTGGCCGACTCCGGCGGCTGA
- a CDS encoding glycine--tRNA ligase, with the protein MPADRIDAVVSLAKRRGFVFPSSEIYGGTRSAWDYGPLGVELKENVRRQWWKTMVQQRDDVVGLDSAVILARDVWAASGHLDAFVDPLTECQSCHKRFRADHLEEAYEAKHGKPLASLTAINCPNCGNKGTFTEPKMFNGLMKTFLGPVESDEGLHYLRPETAQGIFVNYKNVETVARKKPPFGIAQTGKSFRNEITPGNFIFRTREFEQMEMEFFVEPGTDEQWHEYWLRERWNWYLDLGLSETNLRFYEHPQEKLSHYSKRTVDIEYRFRFGGTDFAELEGIANRTDFDLSTHSKHSGVDLSYFDQTKGERWMPYVIEPAAGLTRAVLAFLLEAYDEDEAPNTKGGVDRRTVMRFDPRLAPVKVAVLPLSRNEALSPKAKDLAAQLRKRWVVEFDDSQAIGRRYRRQDEIGTPFCVTVDFDTLDDNAVTVRNRDTMAQERIPLDQIERYLIDHLPGC; encoded by the coding sequence ATGCCAGCCGACCGTATCGACGCCGTCGTCAGCCTCGCCAAGCGCCGGGGCTTCGTCTTCCCCTCGAGTGAGATCTACGGGGGCACCCGTTCGGCGTGGGACTACGGTCCGCTCGGCGTGGAGCTGAAGGAGAACGTCCGCCGGCAGTGGTGGAAGACCATGGTCCAGCAGCGCGACGACGTCGTGGGCCTCGACTCCGCGGTGATCCTGGCCCGGGACGTGTGGGCCGCCTCCGGCCACCTGGACGCCTTCGTCGACCCGCTGACCGAGTGTCAGTCCTGTCACAAGCGCTTCCGCGCCGACCACCTGGAGGAGGCGTACGAGGCGAAGCACGGCAAGCCGCTCGCCTCGCTGACGGCCATCAACTGCCCGAACTGCGGTAACAAGGGCACCTTCACCGAGCCGAAGATGTTCAACGGCCTGATGAAGACCTTCCTCGGCCCCGTGGAGAGCGACGAGGGCCTGCACTACCTGCGCCCGGAGACCGCGCAGGGCATCTTCGTCAACTACAAGAACGTCGAGACGGTTGCCCGCAAGAAGCCGCCGTTCGGCATCGCGCAGACCGGCAAGTCGTTCCGCAACGAGATCACCCCGGGCAACTTCATCTTCCGGACCCGCGAGTTCGAGCAGATGGAGATGGAGTTCTTCGTCGAGCCGGGGACCGACGAGCAGTGGCACGAGTACTGGCTGCGGGAGCGCTGGAACTGGTATCTCGATCTCGGACTTTCCGAGACCAACCTGCGCTTCTACGAGCACCCGCAGGAGAAGCTCTCCCACTACTCGAAGCGCACCGTCGACATCGAGTATCGGTTCCGGTTCGGTGGCACCGACTTCGCCGAGTTGGAGGGCATCGCCAACCGCACCGACTTCGACCTGTCCACGCACAGCAAGCACTCCGGCGTCGACCTGTCCTACTTTGACCAGACCAAGGGCGAGCGGTGGATGCCGTACGTCATCGAGCCGGCCGCCGGGCTCACCCGCGCGGTGCTGGCGTTCCTGCTGGAGGCGTACGACGAGGACGAGGCGCCGAACACCAAGGGTGGCGTGGACAGGCGCACCGTGATGCGCTTCGACCCGCGGCTGGCCCCGGTCAAGGTGGCGGTGCTGCCGCTGTCGCGCAACGAGGCGCTGTCGCCCAAGGCGAAGGACCTCGCGGCGCAGCTGCGCAAGCGCTGGGTGGTGGAGTTCGACGACTCGCAGGCCATCGGCCGCCGCTACCGCCGTCAGGACGAGATCGGCACCCCGTTCTGTGTGACGGTCGACTTCGACACGCTGGACGACAACGCGGTTACCGTGCGGAACCGGGACACCATGGCCCAGGAGCGGATCCCCCTGGACCAGATCGAGCGTTACCTCATCGATCATCTTCCCGGCTGCTGA
- a CDS encoding antibiotic biosynthesis monooxygenase, protein MLVTNRFVVEVDVADDFTARAHAALAALAARPGYLRGQLVRALDDPRHWCLLTEWESVGTYRRALGDFDVKITAIPLLAESVDEPSAYEALADATPGGEVVVAASDRAAGPYR, encoded by the coding sequence GTGCTGGTGACCAACCGCTTCGTGGTCGAGGTCGATGTCGCCGACGACTTCACCGCCCGGGCGCACGCCGCCCTCGCCGCGCTCGCGGCCCGTCCGGGGTACCTGCGGGGCCAACTGGTCCGCGCCCTGGACGACCCCCGGCACTGGTGCCTGCTCACCGAGTGGGAGTCGGTCGGTACCTACCGGCGGGCACTCGGGGACTTCGACGTCAAGATCACCGCGATTCCGCTGCTCGCCGAATCGGTGGACGAGCCGTCGGCGTACGAGGCGCTGGCCGACGCCACGCCCGGCGGCGAGGTGGTCGTGGCGGCGAGCGATCGGGCTGCCGGTCCTTACCGGTGA
- a CDS encoding metal ABC transporter substrate-binding protein — MNFRSAPRTLAATATALLALGGVAACSDDQAGADPQRVDVVSAFYPLQFLAEQIGGDAVTVSNLVKPGVEPHDAELNPSQVGEVARAELVVYLKGFQPQVDQAVAQNAADRAFDVATVAPLLDAAAGGHDHEGEEHEEEPGHEEETGGKDPHLWLDPTRLAAVGDQLAERLGTADPERAGDYAARATALRAELERLDAEFAGGLKTCQRREIVVSHTAFGYLAERYHLEQIGITGLSPENEPSPQRLAEVAAEAREHQATTIFFETLVSPKVAETIAGQAGAQTAVLDPLEGLSADGGADYLSVMRDNLAALRTALGCS, encoded by the coding sequence ATGAACTTCCGCTCCGCTCCACGCACCCTGGCGGCCACCGCGACCGCCCTGTTGGCCCTCGGCGGCGTCGCGGCCTGCTCCGACGACCAGGCCGGCGCCGACCCGCAGCGGGTCGACGTGGTGTCCGCGTTCTACCCGCTGCAGTTCCTCGCCGAGCAGATCGGCGGGGACGCGGTGACGGTGAGCAACCTGGTCAAGCCCGGCGTCGAGCCGCACGACGCCGAACTCAACCCCAGCCAGGTCGGCGAGGTGGCGCGCGCCGAGCTGGTCGTCTACCTCAAGGGATTCCAACCGCAGGTCGACCAGGCCGTGGCGCAGAACGCCGCCGACCGCGCCTTCGACGTGGCCACCGTCGCGCCGCTGCTCGACGCCGCCGCCGGCGGACACGACCACGAGGGCGAAGAGCACGAGGAGGAGCCCGGCCACGAGGAGGAGACCGGCGGCAAGGACCCACATCTGTGGCTGGACCCGACCCGGCTGGCGGCGGTCGGCGACCAGCTCGCCGAGCGGCTCGGCACGGCCGACCCGGAGCGGGCCGGCGACTACGCCGCCCGGGCGACGGCGCTGCGCGCCGAGTTGGAGAGGCTCGACGCCGAGTTCGCCGGCGGTCTGAAGACCTGCCAGCGGCGGGAGATCGTGGTCAGCCACACCGCCTTCGGGTACCTGGCCGAGCGCTACCACCTGGAGCAGATCGGCATCACCGGGCTCAGTCCGGAGAACGAGCCGTCGCCGCAGCGGCTGGCCGAGGTCGCCGCGGAGGCCCGGGAGCACCAGGCCACCACGATCTTCTTCGAGACGCTGGTCAGCCCGAAGGTGGCCGAGACCATCGCCGGCCAGGCCGGCGCGCAGACCGCGGTGCTGGATCCGCTGGAGGGACTGTCCGCCGACGGCGGCGCGGACTACCTTTCGGTGATGCGCGACAACCTGGCAGCCCTGAGGACGGCGTTGGG